In Carya illinoinensis cultivar Pawnee chromosome 6, C.illinoinensisPawnee_v1, whole genome shotgun sequence, a single genomic region encodes these proteins:
- the LOC122314151 gene encoding la-related protein 6C-like, with protein MGQAQKTPEREKCTKKTYDDMSFKFNARAREFVPRSYTQMPASAYFYPGFNFLGRSIGGGSDWLFVGYQEPPAYLISNPDVVAPHYRTKTVLTDDLKQKIIKQVEYQFSNMNLLANESFVKHMTEDPNGYVPISAIASVKKIKSLVSNNPMLAQALRSSSRLVVSDDGKKVRRKDPFTEKEKEELQSRIVVAYNLPEDHPHQNLEKIFGVVGSVKAIQICHPHESISSCSISVSNKLHALVEYETTDIAQKVQKFNDKRKWSKGLRVRLLLRRSPKSVVKNRKSKFDGLLEEEEAPSPQATGDSRQPNNRESVDCNVEANSVGSKKGCGAWKIQEDEVKAMVGTNCSLPQVPI; from the exons ATGGGACAAGCACAAAAAAcaccagagagagagaagtgcaCGAAAAAAACATACGACGATATGTCTTTCAAGTTCAATGCACGGGCACGTGAATTTGTCCCAAGATCATATACCCAGATGCCCGCCTCTGCTTATTTCTATCCAGGCTTCAACTTTCTGGGTAGGAGTATTGGTGGTGGGTCTGATTGGCTGTTTGTTGGGTACCAAGAGCCACCTGCATATTTGATCTCTAACCCTGATGTTGTCGCCCCACACTATCGCACCAAGACCGTTCTCACTGATGACCTTAAGCAAAAGATCATCAAACAG GTGGAATATCAATTCAGCAACATGAATCTGCTTGCAAATGAATCTTTTGTGAAACACATGACTGAAGATCCCAATGGTTATG TTCCAATATCTGCTATTGCTTCAGTTAAAAAGATCAAGTCTCTTGTTAGTAATAACCCTATGCTTGCCCAAGCACTGCGGTCCTCTTCAAGGCTT GTTGTAAGTGATGACGGCAAGAAGGTTAGGCGTAAAGACCCTTTTactgagaaagagaaagaggagtTGCAG TCTCGTATTGTTGTGGCATATAACTTGCCTGAAGATCATCCTCATCAAAACCTCGAGAAGATATTTGGTGTGGTTGGGAG TGTGAAAGCAATTCAAATATGCCACCCCCATGAATCCATTTCATCTTGCTCCATTTCAGTCAGTAACAAG CTTCATGCACTTGTGGAATATGAGACCACGGATATAGCTCAAAAA GTTCAGAAATTCAACGATAAAAGGAAGTGGAGCAAGGGACTACGAGTAAGGTTGCTGCTTAGACGCTCG CCAAAATCTGTTGTAAAGAACAGAAAGTCCAAGTTTGATGGCCTTttagaggaggaagaggcaccaTCTCCTCAAGCCACTGGAGATTCCCGTCAACCAAACAACAGAGAGTCAGTAGACTGCAAC GTTGAAGCGAATTCAGTGGGATCAAAGAAAGGATGTGGGGCGTGGAAAATCCAAGAGGACGAGGTCAAAGCCATGGTGGGCACGAATTGCAGCTTGCCCCAAGTCCCCATTTGA
- the LOC122314356 gene encoding transcription factor HHO6-like: MGSVPPELSFDLRPAFVPKTISDFLGEVSLIGNVSERASKLEDFVKRLEEEMWKIDAFKRELPLCMTLLNDAIRALKEESIQRITPKEVQPVLEEFIPLKKGCDRNVENKTEKDCRDKKNWMSSVQLWNTDDYPSTDCAKPNPKSETKRNEEESNLGTRDSFQSDRNREETVGFLPFKKYSGSPVVNKEGKEEFPVHGLSLLTPGIKNPREESISNGPRNACSKTVSSSDPITNIRTLTQQQTARKQRRCWSPELHRRFVNALQQLGGSQAATPKQIRELMQVDGLTNDEVKSHLQKYRLHTRRVPAAASAAPEKQSVVVLGDVWMPQEQYSESSKAHSSESGSPQGPLQLTGNTGGTSTTGGDSMEDDEEAKSEGYSWRSHNPKHGKVNV; this comes from the exons ATGGGTTCGGTTCCCCCAGAGCTGAGCTTCGATCTCAGGCCAGCCTTTGTGCCCAAAACGATCAGTGATTTCCTCGGAGAAGTTTCGTTGATCGGGAACGTCTCGGAGAGGGCGTCGAAGCTCGAAGACTTCGTGAAGAGATTGGAGGAGGAAATGTGGAAGATCGATGCGTTTAAGCGCGAGCTTCCTCTCTGCATGACTTTATTGAACGATG CGATTCGAGCTCTGAAGGAGGAGTCAATACAACGCATTACACCAAAGGAAGTTCAACCCGTGTTGGAAGAGTTCATACCACTGAAGAAAGGGTGTGATCGAAATgtggaaaacaaaacagagaaaGACTGCAGGGACAAAAAGAATTGGATGAGCTCTGTCCAGCTCTGGAATACTGATGATTATCCCTCTACTGATTGCGCCAAACCTAACCCGAAATCAGAAACTAAG AGAAACGAGGAAGAAAGTAACTTAGGAACTAGGGATTCATTCCAGTCTGATAGAAACAGAGAAGAAACCGTGGGATTTTTGCCATTTAAGAAATATTCGGGTTCTCCCGTAGTGAACAAGGAAGGGAAGGAGGAATTTCCAGTCCATGGGCTTTCGCTTCTCACTCCGGGAATCAAGAATCCGAGGGAGGAATCCATTTCTAATGGTCCGAGAAATGCCTGTAGCAAAACAGTTTCCTCCTCTGATCCTATTACAAATATACGAACGTTGACACAGCAGCAGACTGCTAGAAAGCAGAGGAGGTGCTGGTCACCAGAGTTGCACAGGCGGTTTGTCAATGCGTTGCAGCAACTGGGAGGTTCGCAAG CAGCCACGCCAAAGCAAATTAGAGAATTGATGCAGGTTGACGGGCTGACCAATGATGAAGTTAAGAGTCATTTACAA AAATATAGACTTCATACTCGAAGGGTTCCAGCTGCTGCATCGGCTGCCCCGGAAAAGCAATCTGTTGTTGTTTTAGGTGATGTATGGATGCCCCAAGAACAGTACAGTGAGTCTTCAAAGGCTCACAGTTCCGAGTCTGGGTCTCCTCAAGGTCCCCTTCAGTTAACCGGAAACACTGGAGGGACTTCAACCACAGGTGGTGACAGCATGGAAGATGATGAAGAGGCAAAATCTGAGGGCTATAGCTGGAGAAGTCACAATCCGAAACATGGGAAAGTGAATGTATAG